In the genome of Christensenella timonensis, one region contains:
- the gltX gene encoding glutamate--tRNA ligase — translation MEVRTRFAPSPTGYLHIGGLRTALYAFLFAKKHGGKFILRIEDTDRERLVNQASEIIYRTLKDTGLVYDEGPDVGGPYGPYIQSERKDIYREYAQELVRRGAAYYCFCTKERLGGLRTQCEAKGKQFKYDKHCLSLAPEEVQKNLDAGVPYVIRQNIPTEGETTYSDMVYGDITVPNSDMEDNILLKSDGYPTYNLANVVDDHLMGITHVIRGIEYLSSTPKYNLLYKALEWDVPQYIHLPPVMRDKHAKLSKRHGDASYEDFIAKGFLSPAILNYIALLGWSPSGNQEIFTLPELIDAFDVSGISKSPAIFDVEKLTWMNGEYIRALSEEEFISTAMPYFEQAIDPDKFDLPLLTRLIQPRLEVLTDIPGKVAFLGKMPDYGIDLYNHKKMKVTPESALVNLKEAYPVLRDLPEFSETALHDAMMGLVQRLGIKNGQLLYPLRVAISGVAVTPGGAIEIAYLLGKHETLSRLEKSIELLKKQLV, via the coding sequence ATGGAAGTAAGAACGAGATTTGCGCCCAGCCCTACGGGATACCTGCATATCGGCGGCCTGCGGACGGCGCTTTATGCATTTCTATTTGCAAAAAAACACGGCGGGAAGTTTATCCTGCGTATCGAGGATACGGACAGGGAGAGGCTTGTCAACCAGGCAAGCGAGATCATCTACCGTACGCTTAAGGATACGGGGCTCGTATACGACGAGGGCCCGGACGTAGGCGGCCCGTACGGCCCGTATATCCAGTCCGAGCGCAAGGATATCTACCGTGAGTATGCACAGGAGCTTGTGCGGCGCGGGGCGGCATATTATTGCTTTTGCACCAAAGAACGCCTGGGCGGCCTGCGCACGCAGTGTGAAGCAAAGGGAAAGCAATTCAAGTATGACAAGCATTGCCTTTCCCTGGCGCCGGAAGAGGTGCAAAAGAACCTTGACGCGGGTGTGCCGTACGTGATCCGCCAGAACATTCCCACGGAGGGGGAAACGACGTACAGCGACATGGTGTACGGCGATATCACTGTGCCCAACAGCGACATGGAGGACAATATCCTTTTGAAGTCGGACGGGTATCCGACATACAATTTAGCGAATGTGGTGGACGACCACCTGATGGGGATCACCCATGTGATCCGTGGGATCGAGTATCTTTCATCGACCCCCAAATACAATCTTTTATATAAGGCGCTTGAATGGGACGTTCCGCAGTATATCCACCTGCCGCCAGTGATGCGCGACAAGCATGCCAAGCTAAGTAAGCGGCACGGCGATGCATCCTACGAAGATTTTATTGCTAAGGGGTTTTTATCCCCTGCGATCCTCAATTATATTGCGCTTTTAGGCTGGAGCCCTTCCGGCAACCAGGAGATATTCACCCTGCCCGAGCTGATCGACGCATTTGATGTGTCGGGCATCAGTAAGAGCCCGGCGATCTTTGATGTGGAAAAACTCACATGGATGAACGGGGAATATATCCGCGCGCTTTCCGAAGAAGAATTCATCAGCACGGCAATGCCGTATTTTGAGCAGGCCATCGACCCGGATAAATTCGACCTGCCGCTTTTGACGCGCCTTATCCAGCCACGGCTGGAGGTGCTCACCGATATCCCCGGGAAAGTCGCTTTTCTGGGCAAGATGCCGGACTATGGTATCGACCTTTACAACCACAAAAAGATGAAGGTAACGCCTGAAAGTGCGCTGGTAAACCTTAAGGAGGCATACCCGGTGCTGCGCGACCTGCCGGAATTCAGCGAGACGGCGCTGCACGACGCGATGATGGGGCTGGTGCAGAGGCTGGGCATCAAGAACGGACAGCTCCTGTACCCTCTGCGCGTGGCGATTTCCGGTGTGGCGGTCACGCCGGGCGGGGCGATCGAGATCGCGTATCTGTTAGGAAAGCATGAAACGCTTTCACGGCTGGAAAAGAGTATCGAATTGCTTAAAAAGCAGCTCGTATAG
- a CDS encoding YhgE/Pip domain-containing protein: MKFTRITGHDISSIFRNRFIRVSVIAILIVPMLYSLCYLAAFWNPYGRLDQLPVAVLNLDEGADLDGKSVNYGKDVITDLKENHEVAWSFVSQDDLKDGLASTKYYSLFTIPSDFSQKIVSAKTSKPAVAEIVYTSNQAKNFLASQISGNVETQLKEQVSASVTKEYAQGAFDGLYDAKDGLQQASDGAAQLYDGVSELNGKIPTLASGVIKLTDGSSTLQNGLLQLNANTPALKSGSTQLENGLDSLNSQVPALQNGASQLADGADALKSGIDDLHTNSQALAAGIGAAYDGSKTLHDGISQLNGGMPALTEGSAALKTGTAALKASTDTLLQGSGKAVSGLDDIMTATSSTTQFETAVGQIEALIDAGDTANAKALLDGLKTSYIDGQGQLTDNLRDVRDGVSQIQTGLGSIQYALDPANETMPDGSPAFAAGVSRLDAGINAAADGTAQLADGSADLYAGLSELDGKLPALSDGIDQLAGGAEQLDTGANALSEKTPALADGVSQLAAGGSKLADGVGQAADGITQLADGSSSLHEGLASLSDQVPALADGVGQLTDGTSELKTKLADGVDYIDGNLVNSSETMAAYISDPVTMSNQPLNPVPDYGTGFAPYFIPLSLWVGAILMFFIISPREDPALKANSAQSAIGKYLSYAFIGLLQAVMVGAVVFTLGLQPNNIPLYFLTIIVMSLTAIAIVQMLISLLGDAGRLIAIVLLILQLTADAGTFPLELVPNFFKVLNPFMPFTYCVTALRESISGTNITLIWQCIGMLLIFLGVFLTLTVIFKKRAEKMQEHVNQLRFTE, encoded by the coding sequence TTGAAATTCACAAGGATAACGGGACATGACATTTCGAGCATCTTCCGGAACCGCTTCATCCGCGTTTCCGTCATCGCGATCCTGATCGTGCCCATGCTCTACAGCCTGTGTTATCTGGCGGCGTTCTGGAACCCCTACGGCAGGCTTGACCAGCTGCCGGTTGCAGTCCTGAACCTGGACGAGGGCGCAGACCTTGACGGCAAGTCCGTCAACTACGGCAAAGATGTCATCACCGATCTCAAGGAAAACCATGAGGTCGCGTGGTCGTTTGTCTCGCAGGACGATTTGAAGGATGGTCTCGCGTCCACGAAATATTATTCGCTGTTTACGATCCCCAGTGACTTTTCCCAAAAAATCGTAAGCGCCAAGACGAGTAAACCGGCTGTGGCGGAGATCGTCTATACTTCCAACCAGGCCAAGAACTTCCTGGCCTCGCAGATCAGCGGGAATGTGGAGACACAGCTCAAAGAGCAGGTTTCTGCCTCCGTCACCAAGGAATATGCGCAGGGCGCTTTCGACGGGCTGTACGATGCCAAAGACGGCCTGCAGCAAGCTTCGGACGGGGCGGCGCAGCTTTATGACGGCGTCAGTGAATTAAACGGGAAGATACCTACGCTCGCTTCCGGTGTCATCAAGCTCACGGACGGTTCTTCCACGCTCCAAAACGGCCTCCTCCAGCTCAACGCAAACACCCCTGCTTTAAAAAGCGGCAGTACGCAGCTTGAAAACGGGCTGGATTCCTTAAACAGCCAGGTTCCTGCGCTTCAAAACGGCGCCAGCCAACTGGCGGACGGCGCCGATGCGCTCAAAAGCGGGATCGACGACCTGCATACGAACAGCCAGGCCCTTGCCGCGGGGATCGGTGCGGCTTACGACGGTTCCAAAACCCTGCATGACGGGATCAGCCAGCTAAACGGCGGCATGCCCGCGCTTACGGAAGGCTCTGCTGCGCTCAAAACAGGAACCGCTGCGCTCAAGGCTTCTACGGATACACTCCTGCAAGGCAGCGGCAAGGCTGTTTCGGGCCTTGACGACATCATGACCGCGACCTCGTCCACCACACAGTTTGAAACGGCTGTGGGACAGATCGAGGCCCTGATCGACGCGGGCGATACGGCCAATGCCAAAGCGCTGCTGGACGGCCTTAAGACCTCTTATATCGACGGACAGGGCCAGCTTACGGACAACCTGCGGGACGTCCGGGACGGAGTCAGCCAAATACAGACCGGCCTTGGCAGCATCCAGTACGCGCTCGACCCGGCGAATGAAACGATGCCGGATGGTTCTCCCGCATTCGCAGCGGGCGTTTCCCGCCTGGACGCCGGAATCAACGCAGCTGCCGACGGTACGGCACAGCTTGCGGACGGTTCTGCCGATTTATATGCCGGCCTTTCCGAATTGGACGGCAAACTTCCTGCCTTATCGGACGGCATCGACCAACTGGCAGGAGGCGCGGAGCAGCTCGATACAGGCGCAAACGCGCTTTCCGAAAAGACTCCGGCCCTTGCGGACGGCGTGTCCCAGCTCGCTGCCGGCGGCAGTAAACTCGCGGACGGCGTAGGCCAGGCGGCCGACGGCATTACGCAGCTTGCGGATGGTTCTTCTTCGTTGCACGAAGGGCTGGCTTCCCTAAGCGACCAGGTTCCGGCCCTGGCGGACGGCGTAGGCCAGCTGACAGACGGCACTTCCGAACTGAAAACCAAACTGGCGGACGGCGTGGACTATATCGACGGTAATCTTGTAAATTCCAGTGAAACGATGGCTGCATACATCAGCGATCCGGTCACGATGTCAAACCAGCCCTTAAATCCTGTCCCCGACTACGGGACGGGTTTCGCTCCCTATTTCATCCCGCTCTCTCTGTGGGTGGGCGCGATCCTGATGTTCTTCATCATTTCGCCCAGGGAAGACCCTGCCCTCAAAGCGAACAGTGCACAGTCCGCCATTGGAAAATACCTTTCCTATGCGTTTATCGGGCTGCTGCAGGCGGTCATGGTCGGCGCGGTCGTATTCACGCTCGGCCTACAGCCAAACAACATTCCGCTTTACTTCCTGACTATTATCGTGATGTCCCTGACAGCCATCGCCATTGTGCAGATGCTCATCTCGCTGCTGGGGGATGCAGGACGGCTCATCGCCATCGTACTCCTGATCCTGCAGCTGACGGCGGACGCCGGGACGTTCCCTTTAGAGCTCGTGCCCAACTTCTTCAAGGTATTGAACCCATTCATGCCGTTCACGTATTGCGTCACAGCCCTGCGGGAATCGATTTCGGGGACGAACATCACGCTCATCTGGCAATGTATCGGTATGCTGCTCATTTTCCTCGGCGTCTTCCTGACGCTCACGGTCATCTTCAAAAAACGCGCGGAAAAAATGCAGGAACACGTCAACCAATTGCGGTTTACGGAATAG
- a CDS encoding TetR/AcrR family transcriptional regulator, producing MNKTKEAIYNASIDIFSRCGYTGASMDEIAVLAGVAKGTLYYHFKSKEDLFLFVMQTGLTDLVDDAKRVLGKKLPPAEKLRSLCQSQLKAVRKNENFIKVVLSQLFGQEERQQLLRKELNEYSEDIRSCIRELDGGPQTPQEMDAAVAGFLGMLVSASVYSALHPSSKKDVPDLLLENYLRGIL from the coding sequence ATGAATAAGACTAAAGAAGCCATTTATAACGCTTCCATCGATATCTTTTCGCGCTGCGGCTATACGGGCGCGTCCATGGATGAGATCGCCGTGCTGGCAGGGGTCGCCAAGGGGACGCTCTACTATCACTTCAAAAGCAAGGAAGACTTATTCCTGTTTGTGATGCAAACAGGCCTTACCGATCTTGTCGACGACGCGAAAAGAGTTCTCGGAAAGAAGCTTCCTCCGGCGGAAAAATTGCGCAGCCTATGCCAATCCCAGCTCAAAGCCGTGCGCAAAAACGAAAATTTTATCAAGGTCGTATTGAGCCAGCTTTTCGGCCAGGAGGAACGGCAGCAGCTTTTGCGTAAAGAACTGAACGAATATTCGGAGGATATCCGTTCGTGCATCCGCGAGCTGGACGGCGGTCCCCAGACCCCGCAGGAAATGGATGCGGCGGTCGCCGGGTTTTTGGGAATGCTCGTTTCCGCCTCTGTTTACAGCGCGCTTCATCCTTCCTCAAAAAAGGACGTGCCGGACCTTTTGCTTGAAAATTACCTGCGCGGTATTTTATAA
- a CDS encoding VOC family protein, whose protein sequence is MKFIAPLLVVSDLETSKAFYRNVLGLHITADFGANVTFTGGLSLQTLDTWDGFIERPQKDISFAGNDHELYFEEKDFDDLVERLKNIGGIEYVHSVKEHPWGQRALRFYDPDRHIIEVGESMKAVCKRFSDSGMGEEAIARRMDVPLAYVRKLLR, encoded by the coding sequence ATGAAATTTATAGCTCCTTTGCTCGTCGTTTCCGACCTGGAAACATCCAAAGCGTTTTACCGCAACGTGCTCGGCCTTCACATCACCGCCGATTTCGGCGCCAACGTCACATTTACCGGGGGGCTTTCCCTTCAAACCCTGGATACGTGGGACGGCTTCATCGAACGCCCCCAAAAGGACATTTCCTTTGCGGGCAACGACCACGAGCTGTACTTTGAGGAAAAGGATTTTGACGACCTGGTCGAGCGGCTTAAAAATATTGGCGGCATCGAATATGTGCACAGTGTAAAGGAACACCCTTGGGGGCAGCGCGCCCTACGTTTTTACGATCCCGATCGCCACATCATCGAGGTAGGCGAGAGCATGAAAGCCGTGTGCAAACGGTTTTCAGACAGCGGCATGGGGGAAGAAGCCATCGCCAGGCGCATGGATGTGCCGCTTGCTTACGTGCGGAAATTATTGCGTTAG
- a CDS encoding MBL fold metallo-hydrolase: MGLEIAPLFSGSKGNCIYIGTERSKVLVDAGYSCTKISAELEKAGAHMEDIDGILVTHEHSDHIGGVGVISRKYDIPVYANEETWRQMETRVGGVSTKNIRIIDEKDFYVKELCVQPYEISHDAVRPFGYSITAQGKKVSVMTDLGHVTDKILKQVAGSSIVLLESNHDVEMLKCGPYPYYLKRRILSGSGHLSNDDAATTAYRLVASGVRGILLGHLSEKNNFYELAYETVCSFLRQNNIVIGKHVAVGMAKREGVTGVYTAI; encoded by the coding sequence ATGGGACTTGAAATCGCGCCGCTTTTCAGCGGTTCCAAGGGAAACTGTATTTATATCGGCACCGAACGCTCCAAGGTACTGGTAGACGCGGGTTATTCATGCACCAAGATTTCGGCGGAGCTGGAGAAGGCGGGCGCGCACATGGAGGACATCGACGGCATTTTGGTGACGCATGAACACAGCGACCATATCGGCGGCGTAGGCGTCATTTCCCGTAAATACGATATCCCAGTGTATGCCAATGAAGAAACATGGCGGCAGATGGAAACGCGCGTGGGCGGGGTGAGTACCAAGAACATCAGGATCATCGACGAGAAGGATTTTTATGTCAAGGAGCTTTGCGTGCAGCCATACGAGATATCGCACGACGCGGTGCGGCCTTTCGGCTACAGCATCACGGCGCAGGGTAAAAAAGTCAGCGTGATGACCGATTTAGGGCATGTGACGGACAAAATCCTCAAACAGGTCGCGGGGTCTTCCATCGTGCTTTTGGAATCCAACCACGATGTAGAGATGCTAAAGTGCGGGCCGTACCCTTACTACCTGAAGCGCCGTATCCTGTCGGGCAGCGGCCATCTCTCCAACGACGACGCGGCAACGACGGCGTACAGGCTGGTTGCTTCGGGCGTGAGGGGGATCCTTCTCGGGCATCTTTCGGAAAAGAATAATTTTTATGAGCTCGCCTATGAAACGGTGTGCTCTTTTTTGCGGCAGAATAATATCGTGATCGGCAAGCATGTCGCGGTGGGCATGGCGAAGCGCGAGGGCGTGACGGGCGTCTATACCGCGATCTGA
- a CDS encoding glutamine--tRNA ligase/YqeY domain fusion protein — protein MAEGESKNFIEEIIENDLEKGVVKEVVTRFPPEPNGYLHLGHAKAICLNFGLAEEYGGKCNLRFDDTNPLKEDASYVDAIKKDIEWLGFSWDKEVYGSDYFDYMYECAEALIKKGLAFVDDLTAEQMREYRGTLTEPGKESPYRERSVEENLDLFRRMRAGEFEDGEKILRAKIDMSSPNLNMRDPAVFRVVKSPHHRTGDKWAIYPMYDFAHPLEDAFEGVTHSVCTMEFEDHRPLYDWVVQNCDCKNVPRQYEFARLNLSNTVMSKRYLKKLVDEGVVSGWDDPRMPTLSGVRRRGYTPEAIRDFCERIGVAKAVSEVDVRLLEHCVREDLNAHAPRVMAVLRPLKLTIENYPDNETEMLTAEDLPGGESRHGVPFSKHLYIERDDFMEERPNNKYFRLYVGGEVRLKNAYIIKCERAVKDADGNVAEVVCSYDKTTKSGGENSGKKVKGTLHWVDANTAVRAQVRLFDYLFLEQEDGSYVTNENSMVVLDPVLLEPHIKTAKKGDRFQFMRQGYFAIDPVDSTGDKLVFNQIVSLKDSFAKQVLKGN, from the coding sequence ATGGCAGAAGGAGAATCAAAGAATTTTATCGAAGAAATCATTGAAAACGACCTTGAAAAGGGTGTTGTAAAAGAAGTCGTGACGCGGTTCCCGCCCGAACCGAACGGGTATTTGCATTTAGGGCATGCCAAGGCTATTTGTTTGAATTTCGGGCTGGCGGAGGAATACGGCGGAAAGTGTAACCTGCGCTTTGACGACACAAACCCTTTAAAAGAGGATGCATCCTATGTCGATGCGATCAAAAAAGATATCGAGTGGCTGGGGTTTTCCTGGGACAAGGAAGTATACGGCTCGGATTATTTTGATTATATGTATGAATGCGCGGAAGCGCTCATCAAGAAGGGCCTTGCTTTTGTGGATGATTTAACGGCCGAGCAGATGCGCGAATACCGCGGAACGCTTACGGAGCCGGGCAAGGAAAGCCCATACAGGGAGCGCAGCGTCGAAGAGAATCTGGATTTGTTCCGCCGTATGAGGGCGGGCGAATTCGAGGATGGAGAAAAGATACTGCGAGCGAAAATCGATATGAGTTCGCCCAACCTCAATATGCGCGATCCGGCGGTCTTCCGTGTCGTGAAATCGCCGCACCACCGCACGGGCGATAAGTGGGCCATCTATCCGATGTATGATTTTGCGCATCCGTTGGAGGATGCTTTTGAGGGCGTGACGCATTCGGTTTGTACGATGGAATTCGAGGATCACCGCCCGCTTTACGACTGGGTGGTACAAAACTGCGATTGTAAAAACGTGCCGCGCCAGTACGAATTTGCGCGGCTCAACCTTTCCAATACGGTGATGAGCAAGCGCTACCTGAAAAAGCTGGTGGACGAGGGCGTGGTGTCCGGCTGGGATGATCCGCGCATGCCCACGCTTTCCGGCGTGCGCCGCAGGGGCTATACGCCCGAAGCGATCCGCGATTTCTGCGAACGCATCGGCGTGGCGAAGGCGGTTTCCGAGGTGGATGTACGACTGCTGGAGCATTGCGTGCGCGAGGATTTGAACGCGCATGCGCCGCGCGTGATGGCGGTGCTCCGGCCGCTGAAGCTGACCATCGAAAATTATCCGGACAATGAGACGGAGATGCTTACGGCCGAAGACCTGCCGGGGGGCGAAAGCAGGCACGGGGTGCCGTTCTCCAAGCACCTGTATATCGAGCGGGACGATTTCATGGAGGAAAGGCCGAACAACAAATATTTCCGCCTGTATGTGGGCGGCGAGGTGCGGCTGAAAAATGCGTACATCATCAAATGCGAACGTGCCGTAAAGGATGCGGACGGGAATGTGGCAGAGGTCGTATGCAGCTATGATAAGACGACCAAGTCGGGCGGCGAGAACAGCGGCAAAAAGGTCAAGGGTACGCTGCACTGGGTGGACGCAAATACGGCTGTCAGGGCGCAGGTGCGGCTGTTTGACTACCTGTTTTTGGAGCAGGAGGACGGCAGCTATGTGACGAATGAAAATTCGATGGTGGTGCTTGACCCTGTTTTATTGGAGCCGCACATTAAAACGGCGAAAAAAGGCGACCGCTTCCAGTTTATGCGGCAGGGGTATTTTGCCATCGACCCGGTGGACAGTACGGGGGATAAGCTGGTGTTCAACCAGATCGTAAGTCTGAAGGACAGCTTTGCAAAACAGGTTTTGAAAGGAAATTGA
- the rlmH gene encoding 23S rRNA (pseudouridine(1915)-N(3))-methyltransferase RlmH, translated as MKIICVGKLKEEFYTKAQAEYTKMLARFCDIVIDELPDEPLTNVKGEKALSAVRDAEGRRILAKCEGYVIACDVRAKQLSSEAFAQKLDTLMTGGNSTISFVIGGSLGLSEEVKSRADMRLSVSEMTMPHRLFRIVLLEQVFRAFKILNHETYHK; from the coding sequence ATCAAGATCATTTGCGTGGGAAAACTGAAGGAAGAATTTTATACAAAGGCGCAGGCGGAATATACAAAAATGCTTGCGCGTTTTTGTGATATCGTGATCGACGAGCTGCCGGACGAGCCGCTTACAAACGTCAAAGGGGAAAAGGCGCTGTCAGCGGTCAGGGACGCGGAAGGCAGGCGGATCCTTGCCAAATGCGAAGGCTACGTGATCGCGTGCGACGTGCGCGCGAAACAGCTCAGCTCCGAAGCGTTCGCGCAAAAGCTGGATACGCTGATGACAGGGGGAAACAGTACCATCAGCTTTGTGATCGGCGGGTCGCTGGGGCTTTCGGAAGAGGTGAAAAGCCGTGCGGATATGCGGCTGTCCGTTTCGGAAATGACGATGCCGCACAGGTTGTTCCGCATCGTGCTGCTGGAGCAGGTGTTCCGCGCATTCAAGATACTAAATCACGAGACATACCATAAATAG